A genomic stretch from Candidatus Melainabacteria bacterium includes:
- a CDS encoding glycerophosphodiester phosphodiesterase, whose product MKWPKVFAHRGGRRWAPENTLIAFQKSLELGCDGIELDVQRCASGELVVIHDDDLSRTTNGIGLIKDATLPELKRLSAGAWYDKEFSSERIPTLEEVLELVAGRLVINIEIKNAPVSYDGIEHDLLAVLDGYEHKDRLIISSFDHNFMLRLHKLQTGLKLAVLADGILVDLGEYAAKLGAKCWHPCWGSLTEAAIEDAHAANLEVNAWTMNEQRDWINAAKFNLDAIITDDPAGLKQLIERALQVDVIKF is encoded by the coding sequence TCGCAGGTGGGCGCCTGAGAACACTTTGATTGCTTTTCAGAAGTCGCTCGAACTTGGATGCGATGGTATTGAGCTGGATGTTCAGCGATGCGCATCCGGCGAGCTAGTCGTTATACACGATGATGATCTCAGTCGCACCACTAATGGTATCGGACTGATTAAGGATGCAACGCTCCCTGAACTGAAGCGATTGAGTGCTGGTGCCTGGTATGACAAGGAATTCTCTTCTGAGCGCATTCCGACACTTGAAGAGGTTTTGGAATTAGTTGCTGGACGACTTGTGATCAATATTGAAATCAAAAATGCTCCGGTTTCTTATGATGGAATCGAGCATGATTTGCTTGCCGTGCTTGATGGCTATGAGCACAAAGATCGGCTAATTATCAGCTCTTTTGATCACAACTTTATGCTTCGCTTGCATAAGTTGCAAACCGGATTGAAACTCGCGGTTCTGGCTGACGGCATATTGGTTGACCTTGGTGAGTACGCCGCCAAGCTGGGTGCAAAGTGTTGGCATCCTTGCTGGGGATCGCTTACCGAAGCGGCTATAGAAGACGCTCACGCTGCTAATCTTGAAGTTAATGCCTGGACAATGAATGAGCAACGTGACTGGATCAATGCTGCTAAATTCAACCTGGACGCCATTATCACCGACGATCCTGCCGGATTGAAACAGCTGATCGAACGAGCTTTGCAAGTTGACGTAATCAAATTTTGA
- a CDS encoding tetratricopeptide repeat protein, translating into MTGSRNSSVRQAAKGFSGSSGFSGFNTYRAWCRAGLYACLISLLTLQTCAPQAIAQDSSSSSSSRTSNSNNASNVQIIPPAPDAIGGGNPFQGLGRSDESEPSRRSQFESAGSSYSPSSNSSASSYSSSTSSPSSYAPASSSSGSSNPIPGSVNPNVPPDLPPPPTAPDSIEAQREREEKEREIEAQKKAEEREKPKAERSPSAAVDTPLKRALLELQLRNYDKSLSQLDDIIAANPGNAEAHYLRAIIYVLTRKYDAAATEYRAVLKNDPSPTLSRKAHTGLAKLAR; encoded by the coding sequence ATGACAGGCTCGCGAAACAGTTCAGTCAGGCAAGCTGCTAAAGGATTCTCGGGCTCGTCGGGTTTCTCTGGTTTTAATACCTACCGGGCCTGGTGCAGGGCCGGGCTGTACGCTTGTTTGATCAGCTTACTCACCCTGCAAACCTGTGCGCCACAAGCAATCGCCCAAGATTCGAGTTCATCAAGTTCATCAAGGACATCGAACAGCAACAACGCCAGCAATGTACAAATAATTCCACCCGCGCCCGATGCAATCGGCGGTGGTAATCCATTTCAGGGTCTAGGTCGCTCCGATGAATCCGAACCTTCCCGGCGGTCGCAATTCGAATCGGCAGGTTCGTCTTACTCCCCTTCATCGAATTCATCAGCTTCCTCGTATTCGTCATCAACTTCATCGCCCTCATCGTATGCTCCGGCGTCGTCCTCGTCGGGTTCATCAAATCCAATACCGGGATCAGTCAATCCCAATGTACCGCCTGATCTTCCCCCTCCTCCAACAGCACCCGATTCAATCGAAGCGCAGAGAGAGCGAGAAGAAAAGGAGCGGGAAATAGAAGCACAGAAGAAAGCAGAGGAACGGGAAAAACCGAAAGCAGAACGATCGCCCAGCGCCGCAGTTGACACGCCGCTGAAGAGAGCGCTGCTGGAGCTGCAGCTGCGCAACTACGACAAGAGCCTGTCCCAATTAGATGACATCATCGCCGCTAATCCCGGCAATGCCGAGGCTCACTACTTGAGAGCGATCATTTACGTTCTGACACGAAAATACGACGCGGCAGCAACTGAGTACAGAGCTGTTCTGAAAAATGATCCTTCACCGACGCTCTCAAGAAAGGCTCATACGGGCTTAGCAAAACTAGCTCGCTGA
- a CDS encoding sensor domain-containing diguanylate cyclase, which yields MQSALDISNRKVRLLSTMELQEVQSVVADIVTEICNPKAVAVLMWDEDLEHFGNKVSFGEKKKDIAKLVDAFCEEEPEIDGKNKISEVDLEDLGVNLPASLDPVWCYQVVNNGRLIACILLVGVDEEFESDKLLAELEEYPFATALYHSWEFSELQLENDRLRSQYEDMELQTRRRVEQMEEQTRNLIRDLTSRDHLRTRQVDRERLVYWISNAIRSSLHIQEVLDMTVEKIGTTIGVSRCLALRAVDTSDRLVVFEWHQDNIQSVKHMFHSDEGFEFAQAALSTPTPQDLVDPELDTQCKYDKEFLRKFGIRSGLIVPLVLRDNVLGVLFLQDCVHPREWTIDDVSMIGSLADNLSVAIENADLHQERERQAVTDGLTGVANRRSFNETFTREFERARRYGESLSLVLIDLDYLKKINDTYGHQAGDEAIKTIGRLLRESCRSIDSAARYGGEEFCLLLPNTEVEMAEQLADRLRRLINDEPIEGPGHISASLGVACYPMHADNEETLFQRADEALYAAKQGGRNQVKISSPAPDGFDMKATPQIAEEAKATEVNGENKQNPSKESTVLDIK from the coding sequence ATGCAATCCGCTCTGGACATTTCTAACCGCAAAGTACGCCTCTTATCCACAATGGAGCTTCAAGAGGTACAGTCCGTTGTCGCCGATATTGTGACGGAAATATGCAATCCGAAAGCCGTAGCAGTTCTCATGTGGGATGAGGACCTCGAACATTTCGGTAACAAAGTCTCATTTGGAGAGAAAAAGAAGGACATAGCCAAGCTGGTTGATGCTTTCTGCGAGGAAGAGCCTGAGATAGATGGAAAAAACAAGATTTCCGAGGTCGATTTAGAAGATCTCGGCGTCAATCTGCCAGCCTCACTCGACCCCGTGTGGTGTTATCAGGTCGTTAATAATGGGCGGTTGATTGCTTGCATCCTTTTGGTTGGTGTCGACGAAGAGTTCGAGTCGGACAAGCTTTTGGCTGAGCTTGAAGAATACCCGTTTGCGACCGCTCTCTACCATTCCTGGGAATTTTCGGAACTGCAACTGGAAAACGATCGTTTGCGCAGCCAGTATGAAGACATGGAATTGCAGACGCGGCGTCGCGTTGAGCAAATGGAAGAACAGACAAGAAATCTGATTCGTGACCTCACTTCTCGTGATCACTTGCGTACAAGACAGGTGGACCGTGAACGCCTGGTCTACTGGATTAGCAATGCCATTAGAAGCTCGCTGCACATTCAGGAAGTTCTTGATATGACGGTGGAAAAGATTGGTACCACTATTGGTGTCAGTCGTTGTCTTGCTTTGCGCGCTGTTGATACCTCCGATCGACTGGTCGTATTTGAGTGGCATCAAGACAACATTCAATCAGTCAAACATATGTTTCATTCTGACGAGGGCTTTGAGTTCGCGCAGGCCGCCTTAAGCACGCCCACCCCGCAAGACCTTGTCGATCCCGAGCTTGATACGCAGTGCAAATATGACAAAGAGTTTTTACGCAAGTTTGGTATTCGCTCAGGGCTGATTGTGCCCCTCGTTTTGCGTGACAATGTGCTTGGAGTTCTGTTCTTGCAAGATTGTGTTCATCCGCGAGAATGGACTATTGATGATGTTTCAATGATTGGATCGCTCGCAGACAACCTCTCGGTGGCTATTGAAAATGCAGACTTGCATCAGGAGCGCGAGCGGCAGGCTGTCACAGACGGATTGACCGGTGTGGCTAATCGCCGCAGTTTCAATGAAACATTTACTCGTGAATTTGAGCGCGCTCGACGCTACGGTGAATCACTTTCACTGGTGTTGATTGATCTCGATTACCTGAAAAAAATCAATGATACTTATGGTCATCAGGCTGGCGATGAGGCAATCAAGACTATCGGTCGGCTGCTTCGTGAGTCTTGCCGTTCGATCGATTCGGCGGCGCGATATGGCGGTGAAGAATTCTGTTTGCTTTTGCCGAACACAGAAGTTGAGATGGCTGAACAGCTGGCCGATCGCTTGAGGCGATTGATCAATGATGAACCAATTGAAGGTCCTGGACATATTTCGGCGAGCCTGGGGGTCGCTTGCTATCCGATGCACGCCGACAATGAGGAAACTCTCTTCCAGCGCGCTGACGAAGCTTTATACGCGGCGAAACAGGGCGGTAGAAATCAGGTGAAAATATCTTCGCCTGCTCCTGATGGTTTTGACATGAAAGCAACTCCTCAGATCGCAGAAGAAGCTAAAGCGACCGAAGTTAATGGCGAGAACAAACAAAACCCCAGCAAAGAGTCGACGGTGCTCGATATTAAGTAG
- a CDS encoding peptidase M48, with protein MTSAEPKTRRRFPHLTSSAFEHPADRAALDAMKKIPLFDVVLTKFLELGLERIYRINLMGSAIHVTPKQCSKVYKLFKEAADILDMHEPDLFLAGSPIRNAFTFGVERPFIVIQSGLVDLLTEEELLGVLGHELGHIKAGHVLYRSMAMILAELARQFLGLGGMASLGLRIAMYDWSRKAELTADRAELLVTQDVETCIRINMKLAGGSNAVYAQTDHDEFLRQADHYEEIDHTTLNKIYKLMNEVWLTHPVPVYRAKEIKLWSETKQYKEIMAGRYPTQEPSEGLRRCPHCDSKISPSFFFCPDCGKNARI; from the coding sequence ATGACATCCGCAGAACCTAAAACCAGACGTCGGTTCCCACATTTGACGTCAAGCGCATTTGAGCACCCTGCGGACCGCGCGGCTCTCGATGCGATGAAAAAGATTCCGCTATTCGACGTCGTACTTACCAAGTTCCTGGAACTGGGACTGGAGCGAATCTATCGTATTAATCTGATGGGTAGTGCCATACATGTGACTCCAAAACAGTGCTCGAAGGTCTACAAACTGTTCAAAGAAGCAGCAGACATTCTCGATATGCACGAGCCTGATCTTTTCCTGGCAGGCAGTCCAATCCGCAACGCATTCACATTTGGTGTAGAACGACCGTTTATCGTCATTCAATCTGGATTGGTCGACCTGCTTACAGAAGAAGAGCTTCTGGGAGTTCTTGGTCACGAACTCGGGCACATCAAAGCCGGCCATGTCCTTTATCGCAGTATGGCTATGATTCTAGCCGAGCTAGCTCGTCAATTCCTGGGACTGGGCGGCATGGCATCTTTAGGTCTTCGTATAGCCATGTACGATTGGTCGCGCAAAGCCGAGTTGACTGCAGACAGGGCAGAATTACTCGTAACTCAAGACGTCGAAACTTGCATCAGAATCAACATGAAGCTGGCAGGTGGCTCGAACGCCGTTTACGCACAAACAGACCACGACGAATTTCTGCGCCAGGCAGATCACTACGAAGAAATCGACCACACAACATTGAACAAGATCTACAAACTCATGAATGAAGTGTGGCTGACGCATCCAGTGCCAGTCTACAGAGCAAAGGAAATCAAACTCTGGTCTGAAACCAAACAGTACAAAGAAATTATGGCTGGTCGTTACCCAACGCAAGAGCCTAGCGAAGGGTTGAGAAGATGCCCGCACTGTGACTCGAAGATCAGTCCATCATTCTTCTTCTGTCCAGATTGCGGAAAGAACGCTCGCATCTGA